A region of Anguilla anguilla isolate fAngAng1 chromosome 18, fAngAng1.pri, whole genome shotgun sequence DNA encodes the following proteins:
- the LOC118218090 gene encoding beta-microseminoprotein-like produces the protein MRPLLCSALALLAIATVCNAACYFKEVAHTDSNPPKGCQDEDGKMHEFGSSWVKDCMDCSCSKEAMSCCDKIPSSVDLPPECEMIVDKEKCTAKIVLKADKTKECVPV, from the exons ATG cgtcCCCTGCTTTGCAGTGCACTTGCCCTACTGGCCATTGCCACGGTCTGTAATGCTGCCTGCTACTTCAAGGAAGTGGCCCACACAGACAGTAATCCTCCCAAAG GTTGCCAGGATGAGGATGGAAAAATGCATGAGTTTGGATCCTCGTGGGTAAAGGACTGCATGGACTGTTCCTGTTCCAAGGAAGCCATGAGCTGCTGCGATAA GATTCCTTCCTCTGTGGATCTTCCCCCAGAGTGTGAGATGATTGTTGATAAAGAGAAGTGCACGGCCAAAATTGTGTTAAAGGCAGACAAAACCAAGGAATGTGTTCCAGTGTAA